Proteins encoded by one window of Armatimonadota bacterium:
- a CDS encoding sigma-54 dependent transcriptional regulator codes for MDQPLGRLIVVDDEPNICRVLSSLFERAGYVVTTYGNAMQALDAMSDDLVDAVITDLMMPEMSGIEFLRALRERGLDQPVLMITAHGNVDTAVEAMKAGAFDYVSKPFDAEEMRLKIERAIRQYSLQRENDYLRTELRTRYKFDNIIGSSAAMQEVYGLITKAARSKANVLIRGESGTGKELVARALHYNSPRANKKFIPVSCAALPAEILESELFGHEKGSFTGALWQKPGRFELADNGTLFLDEIGDIPPNVQIKLLRVLQEKEFERVGGIKPLKVDVRLLAATNHNLEEAVTTGAFREDLYYRLRVIQITIPPLRERPEDVPFLVEHFIKKFGQQDNRKIRTVEPAAMDLLQRYDWPGNVRELENAMEYAVVMSDEGDTVITPELLPQNVQLNQGVRRIHPAPAYQPAALPPAAAPPAPPPVAAVEADGAEDDSAGGDFTGAVAETEKKMLRDALDKTNWNLTRAAELLGISFRSMRYKVKKFGLSRD; via the coding sequence ATGGATCAGCCACTGGGTCGCCTGATCGTGGTAGATGATGAACCGAACATCTGCCGCGTCTTGAGCAGCCTCTTCGAGCGCGCGGGCTACGTCGTCACAACATACGGGAACGCCATGCAGGCGCTGGACGCGATGAGTGACGACCTGGTGGACGCCGTGATAACGGACCTCATGATGCCGGAGATGAGCGGCATCGAATTCCTTCGCGCCCTCCGTGAACGCGGCCTGGACCAGCCCGTGCTGATGATCACCGCCCACGGCAATGTGGATACCGCCGTGGAGGCCATGAAGGCAGGCGCGTTCGACTACGTGAGCAAGCCGTTCGACGCCGAGGAGATGCGCCTGAAGATCGAGCGCGCGATCCGGCAGTACAGCCTGCAGCGCGAGAACGATTACCTGCGGACCGAATTGCGCACGCGGTACAAATTCGACAATATCATCGGCTCCAGCGCGGCGATGCAGGAAGTATACGGGCTCATCACCAAGGCGGCGCGGAGTAAGGCGAACGTGTTGATCCGCGGCGAGAGCGGCACGGGCAAGGAACTGGTTGCCCGCGCCCTGCACTACAACAGCCCGCGCGCCAACAAGAAATTCATCCCGGTTTCGTGCGCGGCCCTCCCAGCCGAGATCCTCGAAAGCGAGCTCTTCGGCCACGAGAAGGGATCGTTCACCGGCGCGCTCTGGCAGAAACCCGGCCGCTTCGAACTGGCGGACAACGGCACCCTGTTTCTGGATGAGATCGGTGATATCCCGCCAAACGTCCAGATCAAACTGCTCCGGGTCCTGCAAGAGAAGGAGTTCGAGCGTGTGGGCGGCATCAAGCCGCTGAAGGTGGACGTGCGGCTGCTGGCCGCCACCAACCACAACCTGGAAGAAGCCGTCACCACGGGCGCCTTTCGGGAGGATCTTTACTACCGTCTGCGCGTTATCCAGATCACCATTCCGCCGCTCCGGGAGCGTCCGGAGGACGTGCCGTTCCTGGTGGAGCATTTCATCAAGAAGTTCGGCCAGCAGGACAACCGCAAAATTCGCACGGTGGAACCGGCCGCTATGGATCTCCTTCAGCGCTACGACTGGCCCGGAAACGTCCGCGAATTGGAAAACGCGATGGAGTACGCCGTTGTGATGTCGGACGAAGGCGACACCGTGATCACGCCCGAGTTGCTGCCGCAGAACGTCCAGCTGAATCAGGGCGTGCGCCGCATCCATCCCGCGCCGGCCTACCAACCGGCGGCTTTGCCCCCCGCGGCGGCTCCGCCCGCGCCCCCACCCGTCGCTGCGGTGGAGGCGGACGGCGCTGAGGACGATTCCGCCGGCGGCGACTTCACGGGCGCGGTGGCCGAAACCGAGAAGAAGATGCTGCGCGATGCGCTGGACAAGACCAACTGGAACCTCACCCGCGCCGCCGAACTGCTGGGCATCTCATTCCGCAGCATGCGGTACAAGGTGAAGAAGTTCGGCCTCTCCCGGGACTGA
- a CDS encoding choice-of-anchor Q domain-containing protein → MNVKALMLVGIFSFALEPVLCPPTAAAVLHVSQGAEGPAHDGLSWLTAYLAVPDAVAAANAGDEIWVAAGTYTSAFELSQDTSVYGGFAGTESERTQRDPELHPSLMSGTGFTGINITAAVSPVSVIDGFIFNSAFHINLSGGSPTVSHNTFQGTAPGIGTDSNNYPASDARILYNTFVGFGGSPSIFIGGGNPIVQGNTVTGGSIWCGYGDPYAGPASPIVIGNYVSTGNYAIEVGGSNAYVASNVAVGAELHVSGSGAIIVNNTVVGSALKGLVYPSMLGDCVVANNLVAFNKYGMVPGEYSQTADPVTLFNNCVYGNSGGNYPVILKDATGFQGNISVDPQLVSRKGDFHLAATSPLIDAGNDAYVQSGDTDAVGKPRIQGAHVDIGAYEFGGSSFTMGDVAGALRLWGGLSAGTPDLSARLDVEAGNGVNMRDAVRLARKAAGLEQNP, encoded by the coding sequence ATGAATGTCAAGGCTCTGATGTTGGTCGGGATCTTTTCCTTTGCTCTCGAACCGGTCCTTTGTCCTCCCACAGCGGCGGCGGTTCTGCATGTTTCGCAGGGGGCTGAAGGACCGGCTCACGATGGGCTGTCCTGGCTGACAGCCTACCTTGCCGTTCCCGACGCCGTGGCGGCGGCTAACGCGGGTGACGAAATATGGGTGGCAGCAGGCACCTACACCAGCGCCTTCGAGCTCTCCCAGGATACGTCCGTTTACGGCGGCTTCGCCGGCACAGAGTCCGAACGCACGCAGCGAGATCCTGAACTGCACCCAAGCCTGATGTCTGGCACGGGTTTCACCGGGATAAATATCACTGCTGCCGTCAGTCCCGTTTCCGTGATCGACGGCTTCATCTTCAATTCGGCGTTTCACATCAATCTGTCAGGTGGTTCGCCGACCGTAAGCCATAATACGTTTCAGGGCACTGCGCCGGGAATCGGTACAGATAGTAACAATTACCCGGCATCCGATGCGCGCATTCTCTACAACACATTCGTCGGGTTTGGAGGAAGCCCGTCGATCTTCATTGGCGGCGGCAATCCCATCGTGCAGGGCAACACCGTGACCGGCGGTTCTATCTGGTGCGGCTATGGTGACCCCTACGCCGGCCCGGCCTCGCCAATCGTGATCGGTAACTACGTCTCGACCGGAAATTACGCAATTGAGGTCGGCGGATCGAACGCGTACGTTGCCAGCAACGTAGCAGTCGGCGCCGAACTGCATGTAAGTGGCTCGGGCGCGATCATCGTGAACAACACGGTTGTGGGTTCAGCGCTAAAGGGGCTGGTCTACCCCAGTATGCTCGGGGACTGTGTGGTGGCGAACAATTTGGTGGCCTTCAACAAGTACGGCATGGTGCCTGGGGAGTACAGCCAGACTGCCGATCCGGTGACCCTCTTCAATAACTGCGTATATGGAAACAGTGGTGGCAATTACCCAGTGATACTCAAGGATGCCACCGGCTTCCAGGGCAATATCTCGGTGGACCCCCAGTTGGTGAGCCGCAAGGGGGATTTCCACTTGGCCGCCACGTCACCCCTTATCGACGCGGGCAACGATGCCTATGTGCAGTCCGGTGACACGGATGCGGTCGGCAAACCGCGCATCCAGGGCGCGCACGTGGACATCGGGGCCTATGAATTCGGCGGAAGCAGCTTCACAATGGGAGACGTCGCCGGCGCACTCAGGTTGTGGGGCGGGCTATCCGCGGGTACGCCTGACCTCTCGGCGCGACTTGACGTTGAGGCGGGAAACGGTGTGAACATGCGGGATGCCGTCCGTCTGGCGCGAAAGGCTGCAGGGTTGGAGCAGAATCCCTGA
- a CDS encoding ATP-binding protein: MIDVIDATALSPNEGTGRLYELAALGELSAVLAHELRNPLSSIKGAAQILLQEWGNQKPQSEFLGIILDEVETLTALTTEFLDFARPLYPELAWASWNETVERAISSVQPLAETADIDIDFVATPGLPTVLVDRFQVERAIRNLLLNAIDATLRYGRVSVHTDTTPNGVAVEVTDYGRGVPPEQLARIFVPFFTTKLTGTGLGLPVVRKIAQNHGGDVEVSRNDGPGMTFTIHLPASGDGPPE, translated from the coding sequence GTGATAGACGTAATCGATGCAACTGCCCTGTCGCCCAACGAAGGCACGGGGAGGCTGTATGAGCTGGCCGCTCTCGGCGAGTTGTCCGCCGTCCTCGCGCACGAATTGCGCAATCCCCTCAGCAGCATCAAAGGCGCCGCACAGATATTACTCCAGGAATGGGGGAACCAGAAGCCCCAGAGCGAGTTTCTTGGAATAATACTGGACGAGGTGGAGACGCTGACAGCCCTCACGACCGAGTTCCTCGATTTCGCCCGGCCCCTATATCCCGAACTGGCCTGGGCCTCTTGGAACGAAACGGTGGAACGGGCGATTTCATCAGTTCAGCCATTGGCCGAAACGGCCGATATTGATATAGACTTCGTGGCGACACCGGGCCTGCCGACCGTGCTTGTGGACAGGTTCCAGGTAGAACGCGCCATCCGTAATCTGTTGCTCAATGCGATCGACGCTACGCTCCGCTACGGACGGGTGAGCGTCCATACAGATACCACGCCCAACGGTGTGGCTGTTGAGGTGACGGACTACGGGCGCGGCGTTCCGCCCGAACAACTAGCGCGTATTTTCGTGCCGTTCTTCACTACAAAACTGACGGGGACGGGGCTCGGACTGCCTGTGGTGCGCAAGATCGCCCAGAATCACGGTGGCGATGTCGAGGTGTCACGCAATGACGGCCCCGGAATGACATTCACGATACACCTGCCCGCGTCGGGCGACGGACCGCCGGAGTAG
- a CDS encoding prepilin-type N-terminal cleavage/methylation domain-containing protein, producing MKRHVVWYPLAAIAATLFAPPPAVAGPVYVPAVREITARRSATERHYLLADGTDLGTVMNRYRAFTLIELLVVVAVIALLAALLFPVFARAQESARRTQCISNMRQQGVATRTYMADFDDRYPWAYFPDIIHREGASPCIREVLNPYVSNDAIWRCPSDIGETFWRGQGGYGHRTLPFSDVRQGVGGTSYGYAGAGISRFYIGELAGLPASAVKRPSLAWLLCEGRPWHGPYQPDDSVYSSPGQYNVLYCDSHVAKKTLRGRDADEMAAWSRGSR from the coding sequence ATGAAGCGACATGTTGTGTGGTACCCCCTGGCCGCCATCGCGGCCACCCTTTTTGCCCCCCCCCCCGCAGTAGCGGGGCCAGTCTACGTCCCCGCCGTGCGTGAGATCACCGCGCGGCGCTCCGCCACCGAGCGGCACTACCTCCTGGCCGACGGCACCGATTTAGGTACCGTGATGAACAGATACCGTGCGTTCACGCTCATCGAGTTACTTGTGGTCGTCGCGGTAATAGCACTACTGGCGGCCCTCCTATTCCCGGTCTTTGCCCGCGCACAGGAGAGCGCCCGCCGAACACAATGCATCTCCAATATGCGGCAACAGGGTGTTGCGACGAGGACCTACATGGCTGATTTCGACGACAGGTACCCTTGGGCATATTTCCCAGACATCATTCACCGCGAGGGTGCAAGTCCGTGTATTCGCGAAGTCCTGAATCCATACGTTAGTAACGATGCGATCTGGAGGTGTCCGTCGGACATCGGTGAAACCTTCTGGCGCGGCCAAGGCGGATACGGGCATCGCACCCTTCCCTTTTCCGATGTGCGCCAGGGAGTCGGCGGTACCAGTTACGGCTATGCAGGCGCAGGGATAAGCCGGTTCTATATAGGGGAACTTGCGGGATTGCCGGCGTCTGCCGTCAAACGCCCTTCGCTGGCCTGGTTGCTCTGCGAGGGCCGCCCATGGCATGGACCTTACCAGCCAGACGATAGCGTTTACTCCAGCCCCGGCCAGTACAACGTGCTTTATTGTGACAGCCATGTCGCTAAGAAGACGCTCAGGGGACGCGACGCGGATGAGATGGCCGCTTGGTCTCGGGGGTCAAGGTGA
- the rpoN gene encoding RNA polymerase factor sigma-54 encodes MQSQTQGLRTQLKADPRMILANSILHMSCMELQASIEQEILENPLLERAEEEYCERCGEIVGRCRCATSIKDIRALEDAPSPNYEPIAESYQGEWLDPLTLVEERTNLADHVLWQARVAADPALHPIIEYLVCSLKPSGYLGVPIEEAAVSLGVPLARIEEALKVIQGLDPAGVGARDLQECLLLQVTAAEADGSVPACVRPILTDCWKALSANKVDVIARQLKLSRAVTDEGVHWIRTTLSPYPGERFRTPWEHDLHRSTASVRPDVIIQLVDDGGFTVSVVDHERTQLHLNPTYTRLWRQMQKSPRSFPEAERKMLSEYWIRAQMFLRSLGQRRELLLRVTECLLEEQEEFFRSQNSHTLQPLTQTKLASILRVHESTISRTVADKFMQLPDGDVMPFSYFFGRATNVKQEVAALIAEENPRVPLSDQKISDILNERGFCVARRTVMKYREELNILSTRQRARC; translated from the coding sequence ATGCAATCGCAAACACAGGGCCTGCGTACACAGTTAAAGGCTGATCCCCGCATGATCCTGGCCAATTCCATCCTGCACATGTCGTGCATGGAGTTGCAGGCCAGCATCGAGCAGGAAATACTGGAGAATCCTCTCCTGGAGCGCGCGGAAGAAGAATACTGCGAGCGGTGCGGCGAGATCGTCGGCCGTTGCCGGTGCGCGACCTCCATCAAAGATATCCGTGCCCTTGAAGATGCCCCTTCGCCGAATTACGAACCGATCGCGGAATCTTACCAGGGGGAATGGCTCGATCCCCTGACCCTTGTCGAAGAGCGGACCAACCTGGCCGATCACGTGTTGTGGCAGGCCCGCGTCGCCGCGGATCCGGCGCTGCACCCCATCATCGAGTACCTCGTGTGCAGCCTCAAGCCGAGCGGCTATCTGGGCGTGCCCATCGAAGAGGCCGCCGTGTCGTTGGGCGTCCCGCTGGCCCGCATCGAGGAAGCGCTCAAGGTGATACAGGGGCTCGATCCGGCCGGGGTTGGTGCGCGCGACCTTCAGGAATGCCTCCTGTTGCAGGTCACTGCCGCCGAAGCGGACGGCAGTGTCCCGGCGTGTGTCCGGCCCATCCTGACCGACTGCTGGAAAGCGCTCTCAGCCAACAAGGTGGATGTCATCGCGCGCCAGCTGAAACTCTCACGCGCCGTGACCGATGAGGGCGTCCACTGGATACGAACGACCCTCAGTCCCTATCCGGGCGAACGGTTCCGGACGCCGTGGGAGCACGATCTGCATCGGAGCACCGCGTCGGTGAGGCCCGATGTGATCATCCAACTCGTGGACGATGGCGGATTCACCGTAAGCGTGGTGGACCACGAGCGAACGCAGCTTCACCTGAATCCGACGTATACGCGGCTGTGGCGCCAGATGCAGAAGTCTCCCCGGTCGTTCCCGGAGGCCGAGCGCAAGATGCTCAGCGAGTACTGGATACGCGCGCAGATGTTTCTCCGCAGCCTCGGCCAGCGCCGGGAATTGCTTCTTCGCGTAACAGAGTGCCTTCTTGAGGAACAAGAGGAGTTCTTTCGCAGTCAGAATTCTCACACGCTTCAGCCACTGACGCAGACGAAGTTGGCAAGTATATTGCGCGTACATGAATCGACCATCAGCCGGACAGTGGCGGACAAGTTCATGCAGCTGCCGGATGGCGATGTGATGCCGTTCAGCTATTTCTTCGGCCGCGCCACCAATGTGAAACAGGAAGTCGCGGCGCTGATCGCGGAGGAAAACCCGCGGGTTCCGCTGAGCGACCAGAAGATATCGGATATCCTGAATGAACGCGGCTTTTGCGTCGCACGCCGTACGGTGATGAAATATCGGGAGGAATTGAACATCCTCTCCACTCGCCAGCGAGCACGGTGCTAG
- a CDS encoding HD domain-containing phosphohydrolase produces MPAMVLRKLPRIAQIALLANAGAAIVATALAPRYWVPIPLWQVVAAIVICCALDLVTFRVGVENAFATLGSVGTMAVFVLMGPAWALVVCMAQGLTILFIQDFYIRLLRRPRRPVRPIAVIHGVTNAMTAGFCASWLYLRVAGHLGFEVSGRCVMGALIALVASFVINTSSVVAITHRQGGPAPWTTWRENFRDTFPHELFCGASSLLFVSAEQQKTGFWLAAMVLVPTILLQRSYSYFHNRMRIDLEQTNALLEMNDSLISSIATAIEAKDHCSWKHVFGVRIYAEAMAQRLHLSQNDREAVRCAAMVHDIGKIGVPEHLLRKSGPLTPSEFEEVKKHVEVGASILRPVPFPWPVVELVYSHHERWDGKGYPKGLAGSTIPIGARILAVADAMDSLMGERPYRPALTETSARDVVRGGAGTQFDPVVVAALMDVIEECRPQRAALDEDAGGSGLKPDRIDNETMTQISRANTDFATLTDRLQRTEELAYLDPLTSLLNARAMYAILEDRALRAALSHEAFTIILMDLDNFKMVNDSMGHLEGDCVLQRVAQTMQACLRPDDVLCRYAGDEFVLVIEQVSSEILGALRNRLVASVEVVGNELGLPLGASVGCATLPEDGLNARDLLDMADRRMYRDKAARKATG; encoded by the coding sequence ATGCCTGCGATGGTGCTTCGAAAACTGCCCAGAATTGCACAGATCGCCCTGCTGGCCAATGCAGGCGCGGCAATCGTCGCGACCGCCCTGGCTCCGCGATACTGGGTGCCGATTCCCCTGTGGCAGGTGGTGGCGGCGATCGTCATCTGCTGCGCGCTGGACCTGGTCACATTCCGGGTCGGTGTCGAAAACGCTTTCGCCACTCTCGGTTCTGTAGGCACCATGGCGGTCTTTGTGCTGATGGGCCCCGCCTGGGCGCTGGTGGTGTGCATGGCGCAGGGGCTGACGATCCTCTTCATTCAGGATTTCTACATCAGGCTCTTGCGCCGCCCGAGGCGGCCGGTGCGGCCGATAGCCGTGATCCACGGCGTCACGAATGCCATGACGGCCGGTTTCTGCGCTTCCTGGCTCTATCTCCGGGTTGCGGGACACCTGGGATTCGAGGTGTCGGGCCGGTGCGTGATGGGAGCATTGATCGCGTTGGTCGCCAGCTTTGTGATCAACACCAGTTCCGTTGTGGCGATTACCCACCGCCAGGGCGGCCCGGCGCCGTGGACGACGTGGCGCGAGAACTTCCGTGACACTTTTCCCCACGAGCTGTTCTGTGGCGCTTCGTCACTCCTGTTCGTCTCCGCGGAGCAACAGAAGACAGGATTCTGGCTGGCCGCGATGGTTCTTGTGCCGACAATCCTCCTGCAGCGATCGTACTCCTACTTCCACAATCGGATGCGTATCGATCTTGAGCAGACCAACGCGTTGCTGGAAATGAACGATTCCCTGATCTCCAGCATCGCGACGGCTATTGAAGCGAAGGACCATTGCAGCTGGAAGCACGTTTTCGGTGTTCGCATTTACGCCGAGGCGATGGCGCAGCGGCTTCACCTGTCGCAGAATGATAGAGAAGCCGTGCGTTGCGCCGCGATGGTTCACGATATCGGCAAGATCGGCGTTCCGGAGCATCTGCTTCGCAAGTCCGGGCCCCTCACCCCATCCGAGTTTGAGGAGGTGAAGAAGCACGTGGAGGTCGGGGCGTCGATCCTTCGGCCGGTGCCGTTCCCGTGGCCCGTCGTGGAACTGGTGTACTCGCATCACGAGCGCTGGGACGGGAAGGGCTATCCAAAGGGACTGGCGGGCTCCACGATTCCCATCGGCGCGCGGATCCTCGCCGTGGCGGACGCAATGGACTCGCTCATGGGCGAACGGCCCTATCGCCCCGCGCTTACCGAAACCAGTGCGCGGGACGTTGTGCGCGGCGGAGCGGGCACCCAGTTCGACCCGGTGGTGGTGGCGGCCCTGATGGACGTGATCGAGGAGTGCCGTCCCCAGCGCGCGGCGCTGGATGAGGATGCCGGCGGATCCGGTCTGAAGCCGGACCGTATCGACAACGAAACCATGACGCAGATCTCGCGCGCCAACACGGACTTTGCGACGCTTACGGACCGCTTGCAGCGAACCGAGGAGCTTGCGTATCTGGACCCGCTGACGTCGCTGCTCAACGCGCGGGCGATGTACGCCATCCTGGAGGACCGCGCCCTGCGGGCCGCGCTCTCCCACGAAGCGTTCACGATCATCCTCATGGACCTGGACAACTTCAAGATGGTCAACGACTCCATGGGCCACCTGGAAGGGGACTGCGTGCTGCAAAGGGTCGCACAGACGATGCAGGCCTGCCTCCGGCCCGACGACGTGCTCTGTCGCTACGCTGGGGACGAGTTCGTTCTGGTGATCGAGCAAGTGTCATCGGAAATCCTCGGCGCCTTGCGAAACCGCCTCGTCGCCTCCGTTGAGGTGGTGGGGAACGAACTGGGATTGCCGCTGGGGGCGAGCGTCGGCTGCGCCACCCTGCCGGAAGACGGCCTCAATGCGCGCGATCTGCTGGACATGGCAGACCGCCGCATGTACCGCGACAAGGCGGCCCGCAAAGCGACGGGGTGA
- a CDS encoding ATP-binding protein yields MNDMPFGMAVVDCRGVILHRNSRLSEAFSLDANGESPNIRSLLPALPSGEWDALSLGRTLQWEGRIDLSGGVCDVRIASRPLPETEAHLVTVIDITHERERESLLAAALEARREVSQLQDYYRTILDNAPDGVFVTDADGMVRFWNRRMEEYFGVPGDNIVGKCLFDEIHCWQAHTAAFQRVLDAGDPVQIERVSRSNHLGASVVESISFLPLSCNGTLDGVLGRVSNATQQADLERQLIKSERMAAVGELAAGVAHNFNNILAGIGGDAQLLRMIAEEDHLGESVINSADMIYRETMRGGRIAHDLLSFARGQEPCLSEVDVSTIVAEAVRLSRTYPQASDVEFRPQVPSGLPRVSADPNQLHQIFFNIILNAIQAMPHGGSLTVDSRIVSREDGRPRMEIRFEDTGIGIPEELLGKIFDPFFTNRRSGSMGTGLGLSVSQSMVRGMDGDIFVESEVGRGTTMVVVLPIVERRRRPRIGEKPKKRILIADDEPTIRRTLSAFLSRSGYHVISARDGVETMGILDDSEAEFGLLIVDLLMPRVGGAEVVRRMKTARPNLPVIVLTGVAGADDLQQVEALGVPTVLRKPVNFDELLKTVETLAGPAEIPVLAVSN; encoded by the coding sequence ATGAACGACATGCCTTTCGGCATGGCGGTTGTTGACTGTCGCGGCGTGATACTCCACCGAAATTCCCGCCTGTCCGAGGCATTTTCCCTCGACGCCAACGGCGAATCCCCGAACATCCGGAGTTTGCTGCCCGCGCTTCCAAGTGGCGAGTGGGATGCTTTGTCCCTCGGCAGGACGCTTCAATGGGAAGGCCGCATCGACCTGTCCGGAGGGGTGTGCGACGTGCGGATTGCATCGCGACCCCTCCCCGAGACGGAAGCGCATCTCGTCACAGTGATCGACATCACCCACGAGCGTGAACGGGAAAGCCTTCTGGCCGCCGCCCTGGAAGCGCGCCGCGAGGTTTCGCAGCTTCAGGATTACTACCGCACGATTCTGGATAACGCTCCCGATGGGGTCTTCGTCACGGACGCGGACGGTATGGTCCGCTTCTGGAATCGCCGGATGGAGGAGTATTTCGGCGTTCCGGGCGACAACATCGTCGGCAAATGCCTTTTTGACGAAATCCATTGCTGGCAGGCGCACACCGCTGCCTTTCAGCGGGTGCTGGATGCCGGAGACCCCGTGCAGATTGAGCGCGTCAGCCGCAGCAACCACCTCGGCGCCTCTGTCGTGGAGTCGATCAGTTTCCTGCCTTTGAGCTGCAATGGAACGCTGGACGGTGTGTTGGGGCGCGTGAGCAACGCCACTCAGCAGGCGGATCTCGAGCGGCAGCTCATCAAGAGCGAGCGCATGGCCGCCGTGGGTGAACTGGCGGCGGGGGTGGCGCACAACTTCAACAACATCCTGGCCGGAATCGGCGGTGACGCCCAGTTGCTGCGCATGATCGCAGAAGAGGATCACCTGGGCGAGTCCGTGATCAACAGCGCGGACATGATCTATCGCGAGACCATGCGCGGCGGTCGCATCGCACACGATTTGCTCTCGTTCGCCCGCGGGCAGGAACCGTGCCTCAGCGAAGTCGACGTCAGCACCATCGTGGCCGAAGCGGTCCGCTTGTCCAGAACGTATCCCCAGGCCTCGGATGTTGAGTTTCGTCCGCAGGTGCCTTCCGGCCTCCCACGGGTGAGCGCGGACCCCAACCAGCTTCATCAAATATTCTTCAATATCATCCTCAACGCTATCCAGGCGATGCCGCATGGCGGATCGTTGACGGTCGATTCGCGAATCGTATCCCGCGAGGACGGGCGTCCCCGCATGGAGATCCGCTTTGAGGACACGGGCATCGGCATTCCGGAGGAGTTGCTGGGCAAGATCTTCGATCCCTTCTTCACCAACCGTCGAAGCGGCTCCATGGGAACGGGACTTGGCCTTAGCGTCAGCCAGTCGATGGTTCGGGGCATGGACGGCGACATCTTCGTGGAGAGCGAAGTCGGGCGCGGCACAACGATGGTCGTGGTTCTGCCGATCGTTGAGCGCCGCCGCAGACCGAGAATCGGCGAAAAGCCCAAGAAACGCATCCTCATCGCGGACGATGAACCGACTATCCGGCGGACGCTCAGCGCGTTCTTGAGCCGGAGCGGATACCACGTCATCTCGGCGCGCGACGGGGTGGAAACCATGGGCATACTCGACGATTCCGAAGCGGAGTTTGGCCTCCTGATCGTCGACCTCCTGATGCCCCGCGTGGGCGGCGCAGAGGTTGTTCGACGGATGAAGACAGCCCGCCCGAACCTGCCGGTGATCGTGCTCACCGGCGTTGCCGGTGCGGATGACCTGCAACAGGTGGAGGCGCTTGGCGTGCCGACCGTGTTGCGCAAACCGGTGAACTTCGATGAACTCCTCAAGACAGTGGAGACCCTCGCCGGACCCGCGGAAATCCCCGTCCTCGCCGTCTCGAACTGA